The following are encoded in a window of Thermoanaerobacter ethanolicus JW 200 genomic DNA:
- a CDS encoding YraN family protein, with the protein MNKKTIGSLGEKIAAQYLLKSGYKILEKNFKCKIGEIDIIALFKKEIVFVEVKTRTSISFGTGSEAVNFHKQQRILKIAQLYLASTEKFRNFQPRFDVIEVYLNPDTLAFEKLSHFPNAFLIF; encoded by the coding sequence TTGAACAAAAAAACAATAGGCAGCTTAGGAGAAAAAATAGCTGCCCAATATCTATTAAAATCAGGTTATAAAATTTTAGAGAAAAATTTTAAATGCAAAATTGGGGAAATAGATATAATAGCTCTATTCAAAAAAGAAATAGTTTTTGTAGAGGTAAAAACAAGAACCTCTATCTCTTTTGGAACTGGAAGTGAAGCTGTAAATTTTCATAAACAACAAAGAATATTGAAAATTGCCCAGTTGTACTTGGCTTCAACAGAAAAATTTCGAAATTTTCAGCCTCGTTTTGACGTGATTGAGGTTTATTTAAATCCTGATACATTAGCCTTTGAAAAACTAAGTCATTTCCCAAACGCCTTTTTAATCTTTTAA
- a CDS encoding ribonuclease HII, whose protein sequence is MSNLYNLRQLKNYLYQNPFCDFQSLSLNEAAKKWLEKETERINNLKYYENQLYQLNLNFIAGVDEAGRGPLVGPIVAACVILPKEVFIPEINDSKKLSEEKREVLSEVIKKVAISYAIGIVDCEEIDKINILNATYKAMQIAISKIQQKIDYLLVDAITIPQIEINQKAIVKGDSKSISIAAASILAKVERDKIMKEYHKIYPQYNFEKNKGYGTKEHIEALKKYGPCPIHRKTFIEKILKG, encoded by the coding sequence ATGTCAAACTTATATAACCTACGCCAACTCAAAAACTATTTATACCAAAATCCCTTTTGTGACTTTCAATCTCTCAGCTTAAATGAAGCGGCTAAAAAGTGGCTTGAAAAAGAAACAGAAAGAATAAATAATCTAAAATACTATGAAAATCAATTATATCAATTAAATTTAAATTTCATTGCTGGAGTAGACGAAGCAGGAAGAGGACCCTTAGTAGGGCCAATTGTTGCTGCTTGTGTGATATTGCCAAAAGAAGTTTTTATCCCGGAAATAAACGATTCCAAAAAATTATCTGAAGAAAAAAGAGAAGTATTGTCAGAGGTAATAAAAAAAGTAGCTATCTCGTATGCCATTGGAATAGTTGATTGCGAAGAAATTGATAAAATAAATATATTAAATGCTACCTACAAAGCCATGCAGATTGCTATTTCAAAAATACAACAAAAAATTGATTACCTTTTAGTAGATGCTATTACCATTCCTCAAATAGAGATAAATCAAAAAGCGATAGTAAAAGGAGATTCAAAAAGTATTTCTATAGCTGCTGCCTCTATACTGGCAAAGGTTGAAAGAGATAAAATAATGAAAGAATACCACAAAATCTATCCTCAGTATAATTTTGAAAAAAACAAAGGTTATGGTACAAAAGAACATATTGAAGCTTTAAAAAAATACGGTCCCTGTCCTATCCACAGAAAGACTTTTATTGAAAAAATTCTGAAAGGATGA
- the trpS gene encoding tryptophan--tRNA ligase — protein sequence MKRVFSGVQPTGDIHIGNYLGAMRQFVALQDDYECFFCAVDLHALTVPQDPKVLKEKTIELAALYLAIGLDPKKVTIFIQSHVPAHAELAWLLQCITYFGELSRMTQFKDKSKGKESVSVGLFTYPDLMAADILLYNTHYVPVGEDQKQHLELTRDIAQRFNNRFGETFVVPEPMILKLGARIMSLTDPTKKMSKSDSDPNNRINLLDEPSVIKKKIMRAVTDSETEIRIDWENKPGVSNLLTIYSLFTGMEIEEVVNKFKGQGYGTLKKELAEVVIDKLTVIQKNYKDLSRDYVLKVLKEGAERAQAVAEKTLKEVKEKMGLILKD from the coding sequence TTGAAAAGAGTTTTTTCAGGAGTACAACCAACGGGAGACATTCACATAGGTAATTATTTGGGAGCAATGAGGCAATTTGTTGCGCTACAAGATGATTATGAATGCTTTTTTTGTGCCGTTGATTTACATGCTTTAACAGTTCCTCAAGACCCTAAAGTTTTAAAGGAAAAAACTATTGAATTGGCAGCACTTTACCTTGCAATAGGTTTAGATCCTAAAAAAGTTACCATTTTTATTCAGTCTCACGTTCCTGCCCATGCAGAATTGGCATGGTTGCTACAATGTATAACCTATTTTGGTGAATTGAGCAGGATGACACAATTTAAGGATAAAAGCAAAGGAAAGGAATCTGTTTCAGTTGGACTTTTTACATATCCGGACTTGATGGCAGCAGATATACTTTTATACAATACCCATTATGTTCCTGTAGGAGAAGACCAAAAGCAGCACTTAGAACTGACAAGAGACATTGCGCAGCGTTTTAACAACAGATTTGGTGAAACTTTTGTAGTTCCTGAGCCTATGATTTTAAAACTTGGTGCGAGAATAATGAGTCTTACTGACCCTACTAAAAAGATGAGTAAAAGTGACAGTGATCCAAATAACAGAATCAATCTTTTGGATGAGCCTTCTGTAATCAAAAAGAAAATAATGAGAGCAGTGACTGATTCTGAGACTGAAATAAGGATTGATTGGGAAAACAAACCGGGTGTTAGCAATCTTTTGACTATTTATAGTTTATTTACAGGTATGGAAATAGAAGAAGTTGTAAATAAATTTAAAGGACAGGGTTATGGCACTTTAAAGAAAGAATTAGCAGAGGTTGTAATAGATAAATTGACTGTTATACAAAAAAATTATAAAGACCTCAGTAGAGATTATGTTTTGAAGGTTTTAAAGGAAGGGGCGGAAAGAGCTCAAGCTGTTGCAGAAAAAACTTTGAAAGAAGTAAAAGAAAAGATGGGATTGATATTAAAAGATTAA